One window of Pseudomonas sp. FP198 genomic DNA carries:
- a CDS encoding amino acid ABC transporter ATP-binding protein yields the protein MIEIENVHKSFGNLEVVKGVSLTVDKGEVVSIIGGSGSGKSTLLMCINGLEPIQKGSIRVDGVEVHDSATDLNRLRQKIGIVFQQWNAFPHLTVLENVMLAPRKVLGKSKQDAEALAVRQLEHVGLGDKLKAFPGKLSGGQQQRMAIARALAMSPDYMLFDEATSALDPQLVGEVLDTMRMLAEDGMTMVLVTHEIRFARDVSDRVAFFCNGRVHEIGPPDQVIGNPQQPETAAFLKSVK from the coding sequence ATGATTGAGATCGAAAACGTGCACAAATCCTTCGGCAACCTGGAGGTGGTCAAGGGCGTCAGCCTGACGGTGGACAAGGGCGAAGTCGTCTCGATCATCGGCGGCTCCGGCTCCGGCAAATCGACCCTGCTGATGTGCATCAACGGCCTCGAGCCGATCCAGAAAGGCAGCATCCGCGTGGACGGCGTGGAGGTCCACGACAGCGCCACCGACCTCAATCGCTTGCGGCAGAAGATCGGCATTGTCTTCCAGCAATGGAACGCCTTTCCCCACCTCACCGTGCTGGAAAACGTCATGCTCGCGCCGCGCAAGGTATTGGGCAAGAGCAAACAGGACGCCGAGGCGCTGGCGGTGCGGCAGCTTGAGCACGTCGGCCTGGGCGACAAGCTCAAGGCCTTCCCCGGCAAGCTGTCCGGCGGCCAGCAACAACGCATGGCCATCGCCCGGGCGCTGGCGATGTCACCCGACTACATGCTGTTCGACGAAGCCACCTCGGCGCTCGACCCGCAACTGGTGGGTGAGGTGCTGGACACCATGCGCATGCTCGCCGAGGACGGCATGACCATGGTGCTGGTGACGCACGAGATCCGCTTCGCCCGCGACGTGTCCGACCGCGTGGCGTTCTTTTGCAATGGCCGGGTCCACGAGATCGGCCCGCCGGACCAGGTGATCGGCAATCCGCAGCAGCCGGAGACGGCGGCGTTTCTGAAATCGGTGAAATAG
- a CDS encoding amino acid ABC transporter permease yields MFSTSLTVNDVLYLLEGAWVTVQLTAWSILLGTVAGLLFGLLRALLPRASLPLAWVLDVFRSVPLLIQFVLFNSLKSIVGLDLSAFAVGCIVLGVYAAAYFTEIVRGGVLAVPLSTRRASRSLGLSYVQDLRFIVLPIATRVAFPGWLNLVLGVMKDTALVMWIGIVELLRASQTIVTRIQEPLLVLCIAGLIYYVMSLVVARLGARLEKRWQEND; encoded by the coding sequence ATGTTTTCTACAAGCCTTACCGTTAATGACGTGCTGTACCTGCTCGAGGGTGCCTGGGTCACGGTGCAACTGACCGCCTGGTCGATCCTGCTGGGCACCGTCGCCGGCTTGCTGTTCGGCCTGTTGCGGGCGCTGCTGCCCCGCGCCAGCCTGCCGCTGGCCTGGGTATTGGACGTGTTTCGCAGTGTGCCGTTGCTGATCCAGTTCGTGTTGTTCAACTCCCTCAAGAGCATCGTCGGCCTGGACCTCAGTGCCTTCGCCGTCGGTTGTATCGTGCTCGGCGTCTACGCCGCCGCGTATTTCACCGAAATCGTCCGCGGTGGCGTGCTGGCGGTGCCGCTGAGCACCCGGCGGGCCAGTCGTTCCCTGGGCCTGAGCTACGTGCAGGACTTGCGCTTCATCGTCCTGCCGATCGCCACGCGGGTGGCCTTCCCCGGCTGGTTGAACCTGGTGCTGGGGGTGATGAAAGACACCGCCCTGGTGATGTGGATCGGCATCGTCGAATTGCTCCGCGCCTCGCAGACCATTGTCACGCGGATCCAAGAACCCCTGCTGGTGCTGTGCATCGCAGGCCTCATCTACTACGTCATGAGCCTGGTGGTCGCCCGCCTCGGCGCGCGCCTGGAAAAAAGGTGGCAGGAAAATGATTGA
- a CDS encoding DinB family protein, whose amino-acid sequence MNYFLAQALNNQWANHRLLGACAQLNTAEYEAYRTSFFPSIQATLCHILEVDRYYLTALEGDVDGQQRDFSETLAFADLKENQGKTDHRLVAFCEVLRETDLARSIDLVRADGRVRERIDRLLLHLFEHQIHHRGQVHTMLSATHVEPPQLDEFFLDCDRRFREVEEQLLQLDEQRVWSEYHPI is encoded by the coding sequence ATGAACTATTTCCTGGCCCAGGCCCTGAACAACCAATGGGCCAACCACCGGCTGCTGGGCGCCTGCGCGCAATTGAACACGGCCGAATACGAAGCCTACCGCACCAGTTTTTTCCCCTCCATCCAAGCCACGCTGTGCCACATCCTTGAGGTAGACCGTTATTACCTGACTGCCCTGGAAGGCGATGTTGACGGCCAGCAGCGGGATTTCTCCGAGACCCTGGCTTTCGCTGATCTCAAGGAAAACCAGGGCAAGACCGACCACCGGCTGGTGGCCTTCTGCGAAGTCCTGCGGGAAACAGACCTGGCCCGCTCCATCGACCTGGTGCGCGCCGATGGCAGGGTACGCGAGCGGATCGACCGGTTGCTGTTGCACCTGTTCGAACACCAGATCCACCACCGCGGCCAGGTCCACACCATGCTCAGCGCCACCCACGTCGAGCCGCCGCAACTCGATGAGTTTTTTCTCGATTGCGACCGACGGTTCCGCGAGGTCGAGGAACAGCTGCTTCAACTCGACGAGCAGCGGGTCTGGAGCGAATACCACCCCATTTGA
- a CDS encoding transporter substrate-binding domain-containing protein: MKNPALAVALGVVLFPLLALPAHADKLDDIIGSGKLRCAVTLDFPPMGFRDESNKPAGFDVDYCHDLAKVLGVDAEVVETPFSDRIPALLSGRADVIVASTSDTLERAKTVGLTVPYFAFQMVVLTRDDTGINGYADLKGKKLGNTSSTYEAIALEKDQKSWGSGSFRAYQSQNDTLLAVAQGHIDATVVTNTVAAATIKSGKYKGLKIAGDAPYVIDYVSLGAKRNEYGLLNYLNLFVNQQVRTGRYKELFVKWVGSDIPPANLTVPQVYY; encoded by the coding sequence AAACTCGACGACATCATCGGCTCGGGAAAACTGCGCTGCGCGGTGACACTGGATTTCCCACCGATGGGCTTTCGCGATGAAAGCAACAAACCGGCAGGATTCGACGTGGACTATTGCCATGACCTGGCGAAGGTTCTCGGCGTCGACGCGGAGGTCGTCGAAACGCCATTCTCCGACCGAATCCCCGCGCTGCTCTCGGGCCGCGCCGATGTCATCGTCGCCTCCACTTCCGACACCCTGGAGCGGGCCAAGACCGTCGGCCTGACCGTGCCCTACTTCGCTTTCCAGATGGTCGTGCTGACCCGCGACGACACCGGCATCAACGGCTACGCCGACCTCAAGGGCAAGAAGCTCGGCAACACCAGCAGCACCTATGAAGCCATCGCCCTGGAGAAAGACCAGAAGAGCTGGGGCAGCGGCAGTTTCCGCGCCTATCAATCGCAGAACGACACACTGCTGGCCGTCGCCCAGGGCCATATCGATGCCACTGTCGTAACCAACACCGTCGCTGCCGCGACCATCAAGTCGGGCAAGTACAAGGGCCTGAAGATCGCCGGAGACGCGCCTTACGTCATCGACTACGTATCCCTCGGCGCCAAGCGCAACGAATACGGCCTGCTCAATTACCTCAACCTGTTCGTCAACCAGCAGGTGCGGACCGGCCGCTACAAGGAGCTCTTCGTGAAGTGGGTCGGCAGCGACATCCCGCCGGCCAACCTGACCGTGCCGCAGGTTTATTACTGA
- a CDS encoding DUF6644 family protein: MQATGPAAQGWMDRLADSSLAVAMRDELWLYPLVEVLHIIGFSVLVGAVVMFDLRVLGLTKDIAVTALARHLLTWAVAALLLIVPAGLMMFSAHPQDFVGNKVFVLKLGLIAAAGVNALLFHAGTYRSVEQWNTGRKAPGLARVQALVSITLWIAVILCGRLLAYT, from the coding sequence ATGCAGGCGACAGGTCCGGCCGCGCAAGGCTGGATGGACCGGCTGGCCGATTCGTCGCTGGCAGTGGCCATGCGCGACGAGCTGTGGCTGTACCCGCTGGTGGAGGTGCTGCACATCATCGGCTTTTCGGTGCTGGTGGGCGCGGTGGTAATGTTCGACTTGCGCGTCCTCGGCCTGACCAAGGACATCGCCGTGACCGCCCTCGCCCGGCACCTGTTGACCTGGGCCGTTGCGGCCCTGCTACTGATCGTGCCGGCCGGGCTGATGATGTTCAGCGCGCATCCGCAGGATTTCGTCGGCAACAAAGTCTTTGTCCTCAAGCTCGGTCTGATTGCGGCGGCGGGCGTCAACGCCCTGCTGTTCCATGCCGGAACCTACCGTTCGGTCGAACAATGGAATACCGGCCGCAAGGCCCCCGGGCTGGCACGTGTCCAGGCATTGGTATCGATCACGCTATGGATCGCGGTGATTCTCTGCGGTCGACTGCTGGCCTACACCTGA
- a CDS encoding amino acid ABC transporter permease, whose protein sequence is MFDYSFQWRPALRALPDMLAGAWVTFETAALSMIFGVLIALLLTVMRKARHPLLRGVGNGWVSIARNTPSLFQIYILYFGLGSLGLHVSSWFALLAGITFNNAGYLAENFRGGLKAVPGTQMRAARSLGMSAFQAYRMIIVPQLLRIVFYPLTNQMVWAVLMTSLGVVVGLNNDLTGVTQEYNVKTFRTFEYFALAALLYYLIAKLIVGLARLLSWRLFRY, encoded by the coding sequence ATGTTTGACTACAGCTTCCAATGGCGCCCGGCCCTGCGCGCGCTGCCCGATATGCTCGCCGGCGCCTGGGTGACCTTCGAAACGGCCGCGTTGTCGATGATTTTCGGCGTGCTGATCGCCCTGCTCCTGACCGTGATGCGCAAGGCCCGGCATCCGTTGTTGCGCGGCGTTGGCAATGGCTGGGTATCGATCGCCCGCAACACGCCGTCGCTGTTCCAGATCTACATCCTCTACTTCGGTCTTGGCTCCCTCGGCCTGCACGTCAGCTCATGGTTCGCCTTGCTGGCCGGCATCACCTTCAACAACGCCGGCTATCTGGCCGAGAATTTTCGCGGCGGCCTCAAGGCGGTGCCGGGCACGCAGATGCGCGCCGCCCGTTCCCTGGGCATGAGCGCGTTCCAGGCCTATCGGATGATCATCGTCCCGCAGTTGCTGCGCATCGTCTTCTACCCGCTGACCAACCAGATGGTCTGGGCGGTGCTGATGACCTCCCTGGGCGTGGTGGTCGGCTTGAACAACGACCTCACCGGCGTGACCCAGGAATACAACGTCAAGACCTTCCGCACCTTCGAATACTTCGCCCTCGCGGCGCTGCTGTACTACCTGATCGCCAAGCTGATCGTCGGGCTGGCCCGGCTGTTGTCCTGGCGGCTGTTTCGTTATTGA
- a CDS encoding aconitase X has translation MPSTPIRLQGRSLVEGAAEGSLLFADVGLSFWGGVDPATGEVIDRHHPLSGERLAGRVLAIPSGRGSCTGSSVLMELISNGHAPAALVLAEADEILTLGVLVAEVVFQRSLPVLCIGSEAFSGLRGQGFGRIEGNRLTLSGLRPNDQWRGENTCAQPFRPSSICLNERDQALLDGVHGKAAQVAIKIVLRMADIQGAGQLLDITQAHIDGCIYTGPASLRFAEQLVQWGAKVCVPTTLNSISVDQRRWRELGVDPALGEPASALGDAYMAMGAQLSFTCAPYLLDTAPAAGEQIVWAESNAVVYANSVLGARTQKYPDFLDICIALCGRAPLAGCHLDDQRKAGLIVEVHRLESADDSFYPLLGYHVGGLTGRRIPLIRGLEDAAPTLDDLKAFGAAFATTSAAPLFHIAGVTPEAIDPAQVLDHDTVLPGKTVDATGLLASWRELNSARHRHVDVVSLGNPHFSLSEFATLANLCAGRTRHPDVVVAITCGRAVLEQARQAGHLEAIEAFGATLVTDTCWCMLGEPVIPPAATTLMTNSAKYAHYAPGLVGRGVHFASLGDCVEAACTATASGQPPQWLQPIARKGNPSHV, from the coding sequence ATGCCGAGCACGCCTATCCGCCTGCAGGGCCGCAGCCTGGTCGAGGGTGCCGCCGAGGGCAGCCTGTTGTTCGCCGATGTCGGCCTGAGCTTCTGGGGCGGGGTTGATCCGGCCACGGGCGAAGTCATCGACCGACACCACCCGCTCAGTGGCGAGCGCCTGGCCGGGCGCGTGCTGGCGATTCCCAGCGGGCGCGGCTCCTGCACCGGCAGCAGCGTGTTGATGGAGCTCATCAGCAACGGTCATGCACCGGCGGCACTGGTGCTGGCCGAAGCCGATGAAATCCTCACTCTGGGCGTGCTCGTCGCCGAGGTGGTTTTCCAGCGCTCGCTGCCGGTGCTGTGCATCGGCAGCGAGGCGTTCAGCGGTCTGCGCGGCCAGGGCTTCGGGCGTATCGAGGGCAACCGCCTGACTTTGTCCGGGCTTCGGCCCAACGACCAATGGCGTGGAGAAAATACTTGCGCGCAGCCGTTCAGGCCCTCCAGCATTTGCTTGAACGAACGGGACCAGGCGCTGCTGGACGGGGTCCATGGCAAGGCTGCCCAAGTGGCAATAAAAATCGTCCTGCGCATGGCCGACATCCAGGGCGCCGGACAGCTGCTGGACATTACCCAGGCCCATATCGACGGCTGCATCTATACCGGCCCGGCCAGCCTGCGTTTTGCCGAACAACTGGTGCAGTGGGGCGCGAAGGTATGCGTACCCACCACCCTCAATTCGATTTCCGTGGACCAGCGCCGCTGGCGTGAGCTCGGCGTCGATCCGGCGCTGGGCGAGCCGGCCAGTGCCTTGGGCGACGCCTACATGGCGATGGGCGCGCAATTGAGCTTCACTTGTGCGCCCTACCTGCTCGATACCGCGCCGGCGGCCGGCGAGCAGATCGTCTGGGCCGAGTCGAACGCGGTGGTCTATGCCAACAGCGTGCTCGGTGCGCGGACGCAGAAATACCCGGACTTCCTCGATATCTGCATCGCCTTGTGTGGCCGCGCGCCGCTGGCAGGTTGTCATCTCGACGACCAGCGCAAGGCCGGCCTGATCGTCGAGGTGCACAGGCTCGAATCAGCGGACGACAGCTTCTACCCGCTGCTCGGCTATCACGTTGGCGGCCTCACGGGGCGGCGCATCCCGCTGATTCGCGGCCTGGAAGACGCCGCGCCGACCCTGGACGACTTGAAAGCCTTCGGCGCCGCGTTCGCCACCACCAGCGCGGCGCCGTTGTTCCACATCGCCGGGGTGACGCCGGAGGCGATAGACCCGGCCCAGGTCCTGGATCACGACACCGTGTTACCGGGGAAAACCGTGGACGCGACGGGACTGCTTGCCAGTTGGCGCGAACTCAACAGCGCCCGGCACCGCCATGTGGATGTGGTTTCCCTGGGTAATCCGCACTTCTCCCTGAGTGAATTCGCCACCCTGGCGAACCTTTGCGCGGGACGAACCAGACACCCCGACGTGGTAGTGGCGATCACCTGCGGTCGCGCCGTGCTGGAACAGGCTCGCCAGGCCGGCCACCTGGAGGCCATCGAGGCTTTCGGCGCGACGCTGGTCACCGACACCTGCTGGTGCATGTTGGGTGAACCGGTGATCCCTCCGGCCGCCACGACCCTGATGACCAATTCCGCCAAGTACGCCCACTATGCGCCCGGCCTGGTGGGGCGCGGCGTGCACTTCGCCAGCCTCGGGGATTGCGTCGAGGCCGCCTGTACCGCCACGGCCAGCGGCCAGCCGCCGCAGTGGTTGCAACCTATCGCACGCAAGGGAAACCCGAGCCATGTTTGA
- a CDS encoding 2,3-butanediol dehydrogenase, whose protein sequence is MRAAVWHGRNDIRVEDVPLPVPPPAGWVQIRVQWCGICGSDLHEYVAGPVFIPVDAPHPLTGIKGQCILGHEFCGEIVELGAGVEGFSVGEPVAADACQHCGTCYYCTHGLYNICENLAFTGLMNNGAFAELVNVPANLLYKLPADFPAEAGALIEPLAVGMHAVKKAGSLLGQNVVVVGAGTIGLCTIMCAKAAGAAQVIALEMSGARKAKALEVGASHVIDPNQCDALAEVRRLTGGLGADVSFECIGNKHTAKFAIDLIRKAGKCVLVGIFEEPSEFNFFELVSTEKQVLGALAYNGEFADVIAFIADGRLDISPLVTGRIQLEQIVGQGFEELVNNKEHNVKIIVSPARI, encoded by the coding sequence ATGCGCGCCGCCGTCTGGCATGGCCGCAACGACATCCGCGTCGAAGACGTGCCACTACCTGTTCCACCGCCCGCCGGTTGGGTGCAGATTCGCGTGCAATGGTGCGGCATCTGCGGCTCGGACCTGCACGAATACGTGGCCGGGCCAGTGTTCATCCCGGTGGATGCGCCGCACCCGCTGACCGGCATCAAGGGCCAGTGCATCCTCGGTCATGAATTCTGCGGCGAAATCGTCGAATTGGGCGCCGGCGTCGAAGGCTTCAGCGTCGGCGAGCCGGTGGCGGCCGATGCCTGCCAGCATTGCGGCACCTGTTATTACTGCACTCACGGGCTGTACAACATCTGCGAGAACCTGGCGTTCACCGGATTGATGAACAACGGCGCGTTCGCCGAACTGGTCAACGTCCCGGCCAACCTGCTCTACAAGCTACCGGCGGACTTCCCCGCCGAGGCCGGCGCGTTGATCGAGCCGCTGGCGGTGGGCATGCACGCGGTGAAGAAGGCCGGCAGCCTGTTGGGTCAGAACGTGGTGGTGGTCGGCGCCGGCACCATCGGCCTGTGCACCATCATGTGCGCCAAGGCCGCCGGCGCGGCCCAGGTGATTGCCCTGGAAATGTCCGGCGCGCGCAAGGCCAAGGCCCTGGAAGTCGGCGCCAGCCACGTCATCGATCCCAACCAGTGCGATGCCCTGGCCGAAGTACGCCGCCTGACCGGCGGCCTGGGGGCTGACGTCAGTTTCGAATGCATCGGCAACAAGCACACCGCCAAGTTCGCCATCGACCTGATCCGCAAGGCCGGCAAATGCGTGTTGGTGGGCATATTCGAAGAACCGAGCGAGTTCAACTTCTTCGAACTGGTGTCCACCGAGAAGCAGGTGCTCGGCGCGCTGGCCTATAACGGCGAGTTCGCCGACGTGATCGCGTTTATCGCCGACGGGCGCCTGGACATTTCGCCGCTGGTAACCGGGCGCATCCAGCTGGAGCAGATCGTCGGGCAGGGTTTCGAGGAGTTGGTCAATAACAAGGAGCATAACGTCAAGATCATCGTGTCTCCGGCACGGATCTGA
- a CDS encoding dihydrodipicolinate synthase family protein, whose translation MSKRINWSGVFPAVTTQFNDDFSINLEKTHQVISNVIRDGVSGLVVCGSVGENTSLSAEEKIAVTEVAVDASRGRVPVICGVAEFTSVQAAKVANAVRKVGVDGVMLMPALVYGSKPFETAEHFRYVARHADVPLMVYNNPPIYKNDVTPDILISLADCDNVVCFKDSSGDTRRFIDVRNEVGDRFVLFAGLDDVVLESLAVGAEGWVSGMSNVFPKEGETIFRLARAGRFAEAMPIYEWLMPILHLDARADLVQCIKLCEAIAGRGSALTRPPRLALPEEDRVYVEQIMAKALANRPALPDVGL comes from the coding sequence ATGAGCAAACGCATCAACTGGAGCGGCGTATTCCCCGCTGTCACCACCCAATTCAACGACGACTTTTCCATCAACCTGGAAAAAACCCACCAAGTCATTTCCAACGTCATCCGCGATGGCGTTTCCGGCCTGGTGGTCTGCGGCTCCGTGGGGGAAAACACCTCCCTGAGCGCCGAGGAAAAAATCGCCGTGACCGAAGTCGCGGTGGACGCCTCCCGTGGCCGGGTGCCGGTGATCTGCGGCGTGGCCGAGTTCACCAGCGTGCAGGCCGCCAAGGTCGCCAACGCCGTGCGCAAGGTCGGTGTCGACGGAGTCATGCTGATGCCGGCGCTGGTCTACGGCTCCAAGCCGTTCGAGACCGCCGAACATTTCCGCTACGTGGCCCGGCATGCCGACGTGCCGCTGATGGTCTACAACAATCCGCCGATCTATAAGAACGATGTCACCCCGGACATCCTGATTTCCCTCGCCGACTGCGACAACGTGGTGTGCTTCAAGGATTCCTCCGGCGACACCCGCCGCTTCATCGACGTGCGCAACGAAGTCGGTGACCGCTTCGTGCTGTTTGCCGGTCTCGACGACGTGGTCCTGGAAAGCCTCGCCGTCGGCGCCGAGGGCTGGGTCTCGGGCATGTCCAACGTGTTCCCGAAAGAAGGCGAAACCATCTTCCGCCTGGCCCGCGCCGGACGGTTCGCCGAAGCCATGCCGATCTACGAATGGCTGATGCCGATCCTGCACCTGGACGCCCGCGCCGACCTGGTCCAATGCATCAAGCTGTGCGAAGCCATCGCCGGTCGCGGCAGCGCCCTCACCCGCCCACCGCGCCTGGCCTTGCCGGAAGAAGACCGCGTGTACGTGGAGCAGATCATGGCCAAGGCCCTGGCCAATCGGCCGGCGTTGCCGGATGTGGGGCTGTAA
- a CDS encoding DUF6152 family protein, translating into MNLTLRCIGLSPLLVATAAFAHHGWSEYDASNPLTLEGTIKRSGYSHPHGTVRLQTTDKTWTVVLAPPSRMESRGLTKDMLKAGNSATVVGYANRNKTDELRAERITIGDKTTELR; encoded by the coding sequence ATGAACCTCACCCTTCGCTGCATTGGTTTATCGCCGCTGCTGGTCGCCACGGCGGCGTTTGCCCACCATGGCTGGAGCGAATACGACGCCAGCAACCCGTTGACGCTGGAAGGCACGATAAAGCGATCCGGTTATTCCCATCCCCACGGCACCGTGCGCCTGCAAACCACCGACAAGACGTGGACCGTCGTGCTCGCGCCGCCCTCACGCATGGAAAGCCGCGGGCTGACCAAGGACATGCTCAAGGCGGGTAACTCAGCCACCGTGGTCGGCTATGCCAACCGCAACAAAACCGATGAACTGCGCGCCGAGCGCATCACCATTGGGGACAAGACCACCGAGTTGCGCTGA
- a CDS encoding proline racemase family protein: MRSSKIIHVVSCHAEGEVGDVIVGGVAPPPGATVWEQSRWIAQDQTLRNFVLNEPRGGVFRHVNLLVPAKDPRAQMAWIIMEPADTPPMSGSNSLCVATVLLDSGILPMSEPQTHLVLEAPGGLIEAVADCRDGKVQRVEIKNVPSFADRLDAWIEVEGLGSLQVDTAYGGDSFVIVDAQRLGFAIRPDEAAELVAVGLKITRAANEQLGFVHPLNADWSHISFCQIAAPLVTENGIATGANAVVIQPGKIDRSPTGTGCSARMAVLHAKGLMQVGERFIGRSIIGSEFHCRIDSLADVAGRPAIYPCIAGRAWITGTHQLLLDPADPWPQGYRLSDTWPGA, encoded by the coding sequence ATGCGCTCATCAAAAATCATCCATGTAGTCAGCTGCCACGCCGAAGGCGAAGTCGGCGATGTGATCGTCGGCGGCGTCGCGCCGCCACCCGGCGCCACCGTGTGGGAACAGTCACGCTGGATCGCCCAGGACCAGACCCTGCGCAATTTCGTCCTCAACGAACCCCGGGGCGGGGTATTTCGCCACGTCAATCTGCTGGTGCCGGCCAAGGACCCGCGGGCGCAAATGGCCTGGATCATCATGGAGCCGGCCGACACGCCGCCGATGTCCGGCTCCAACTCGCTGTGCGTCGCCACCGTGTTGCTGGACAGCGGCATCCTGCCGATGAGCGAACCCCAGACGCACTTGGTGCTGGAAGCCCCGGGCGGCCTGATCGAAGCCGTGGCCGACTGCCGCGACGGCAAGGTGCAGCGGGTCGAGATCAAGAACGTGCCCTCGTTCGCCGACCGCCTCGATGCCTGGATCGAAGTCGAAGGCCTGGGTTCGCTGCAAGTGGACACGGCCTACGGTGGCGACAGCTTCGTCATCGTCGACGCGCAGCGCCTGGGTTTTGCCATCCGGCCTGACGAGGCCGCCGAGCTGGTAGCCGTGGGGCTGAAGATTACCCGCGCGGCGAACGAGCAATTGGGTTTCGTGCACCCGTTGAACGCCGACTGGTCGCACATTTCGTTCTGCCAGATCGCCGCCCCCCTTGTGACGGAAAACGGCATCGCCACTGGCGCCAACGCCGTCGTCATCCAGCCCGGCAAGATCGACCGCTCCCCCACTGGCACCGGCTGCTCGGCGCGCATGGCGGTGCTGCACGCCAAGGGCCTGATGCAGGTGGGCGAGCGGTTTATCGGCCGCTCGATCATCGGCTCCGAATTTCATTGCCGGATCGATTCACTGGCCGACGTGGCCGGACGCCCGGCGATCTACCCGTGCATTGCCGGGCGGGCGTGGATTACCGGCACGCACCAGCTGTTGCTCGACCCGGCCGATCCGTGGCCGCAGGGCTATCGGCTTTCGGATACCTGGCCGGGGGCATGA
- a CDS encoding acetoin dehydrogenase dihydrolipoyllysine-residue acetyltransferase subunit, whose translation MSQIFTLTMPKWGLSMTEGRVDAWLKEEGQAITKGDEVMDVETDKISSSVEAPFSGILRRQVARQDETLPVGALLGVVVEGEASDAEIDAVIEQFQSNFVPGDAADEDSGPKPQKIELDGRVIRYFERGEGATPLVLIHGFGGDLNNWLFNHEALAAGRRVIALDLPGHGESAKTLQRGDLDELSGVVLALLDHLDINAAHLVGHSMGGAVALNVARLMPQRLRSLTLIGSAGLGAEINGSYLQGFVDAANRNALKPQLVQLFSNAELVNRQMLDDMLKYKRLEGVDAALRQLAGSVSKDGRQQVDLREVVQAGHVPTLVIWGSDDAIIPAAHADGLAARVEVLPGQGHMVQMEAAEQVNRLILDFIQQH comes from the coding sequence ATGAGCCAGATTTTTACCCTGACCATGCCCAAGTGGGGCCTGTCGATGACCGAGGGCCGGGTCGATGCCTGGCTCAAGGAAGAGGGGCAGGCCATCACCAAGGGCGATGAAGTGATGGACGTCGAGACCGACAAGATCTCCAGCAGCGTGGAGGCGCCGTTTTCCGGCATCCTGCGTCGGCAGGTCGCCCGTCAGGACGAAACCCTGCCGGTCGGCGCCTTGCTCGGTGTCGTCGTCGAAGGCGAGGCCAGCGACGCCGAGATCGATGCGGTTATCGAGCAGTTCCAATCCAATTTCGTGCCGGGCGACGCCGCCGATGAGGACAGCGGTCCGAAACCGCAGAAAATCGAGTTGGACGGGCGGGTGATCCGTTACTTCGAGCGCGGTGAAGGCGCTACGCCCCTGGTGCTGATACATGGTTTTGGCGGCGACCTGAACAACTGGCTGTTCAACCATGAAGCCTTGGCCGCCGGACGGCGGGTCATTGCCCTGGACCTGCCGGGCCATGGTGAATCGGCGAAAACCCTGCAACGCGGCGATCTCGATGAATTGAGTGGCGTGGTGCTGGCCTTGCTCGATCACCTGGATATCAACGCGGCTCACCTGGTGGGGCATTCGATGGGCGGGGCGGTGGCGTTGAACGTCGCACGACTGATGCCGCAACGCTTGCGCTCGCTGACCCTGATCGGCAGCGCCGGCCTGGGCGCGGAGATCAATGGCAGCTACCTGCAGGGCTTCGTCGACGCGGCCAACCGCAATGCCCTCAAGCCGCAGCTCGTGCAACTGTTCTCGAATGCCGAGCTGGTCAACCGCCAGATGCTCGACGACATGCTCAAGTACAAGCGCCTCGAAGGCGTGGACGCGGCCCTGCGCCAACTGGCCGGGAGTGTTTCCAAGGACGGCCGCCAACAGGTGGACCTGCGCGAAGTGGTCCAGGCCGGCCACGTGCCAACCCTGGTGATCTGGGGCAGTGACGACGCGATCATCCCGGCGGCTCATGCCGACGGCTTGGCAGCGCGAGTCGAGGTGCTGCCAGGCCAGGGGCATATGGTGCAGATGGAGGCAGCCGAGCAGGTCAATCGATTGATCCTGGATTTCATTCAGCAGCACTGA